From the Roseibium salinum genome, one window contains:
- a CDS encoding BA14K family protein yields MDMFKKIAITTTALALIAGAALTTQTQSAHAAEGWQVGVGIAGGLAAGAILGSALSQPRYYGQPRYYAPPPPPVYAAPPAYYPAPAPVVVYRPAPWSPAWYEYCSRKYRSFNPNSGYFLAYSGEYRFCQ; encoded by the coding sequence ATAGACATGTTCAAGAAGATCGCAATCACGACAACGGCGCTGGCATTGATTGCTGGTGCAGCCCTGACCACACAGACCCAGTCCGCACACGCCGCAGAAGGCTGGCAAGTCGGGGTTGGTATCGCTGGCGGCCTGGCCGCGGGTGCGATCCTCGGTTCCGCACTGTCGCAGCCGCGCTACTATGGACAGCCGCGTTACTATGCGCCGCCGCCGCCTCCGGTCTACGCAGCTCCGCCGGCCTATTATCCGGCTCCCGCTCCGGTGGTCGTCTACCGGCCGGCCCCGTGGAGCCCGGCCTGGTATGAGTACTGCAGCCGCAAATACCGGTCGTTCAACCCGAATAGCGGCTATTTCCTAGCTTATTCCGGTGAATATCGCTTCTGCCAGTGA
- a CDS encoding choline ABC transporter substrate-binding protein, with the protein MLSGTAALANDPESCKTVRFSDVGWTDITATTAATSVVLEALGYEPDVKLLSVPVTYASLKNKDIDVFLGNWMPTMEGDIKKYREDGSVETVRANLEGAKYTLAVPQYTYDKGLKSFQDIAKFKDELDGKIYGIEPGNDGNRLIIEMIDQNTFGLEGFDVVESSEQGMLAQVSRAARRENDIVFLGWEPHPMNANIDMAYLEGGDEVFGPNYGGATVYTNVRAGYTEECPNVGKLLENLEFSLAMENEIMGAILDDGQDPNKAAAAWLKAHPEAFESWLEGVTTFDGGESVPAVKEALGL; encoded by the coding sequence ATGCTTTCAGGCACCGCCGCACTCGCGAACGATCCGGAGAGCTGCAAGACCGTGCGCTTCTCCGATGTCGGCTGGACCGATATCACCGCCACCACGGCCGCCACCTCGGTGGTCCTGGAAGCCCTCGGCTATGAGCCGGACGTCAAACTCCTGTCCGTTCCGGTGACCTATGCATCCCTGAAGAACAAGGACATCGACGTCTTCCTCGGCAACTGGATGCCAACCATGGAAGGCGACATCAAGAAATACCGTGAGGACGGTTCGGTCGAAACCGTGCGCGCCAACCTGGAAGGCGCGAAATACACCCTCGCCGTGCCGCAATACACCTATGACAAGGGGCTGAAGTCCTTTCAGGATATCGCCAAGTTCAAGGACGAGCTGGACGGCAAGATCTACGGCATCGAGCCGGGCAACGACGGCAACCGTCTGATCATCGAGATGATCGATCAAAACACCTTCGGCCTTGAGGGCTTCGACGTGGTCGAGTCGTCCGAGCAGGGCATGCTGGCCCAGGTATCGCGTGCCGCCAGGCGCGAGAACGACATCGTCTTCCTCGGCTGGGAGCCTCATCCGATGAACGCGAATATCGACATGGCCTATCTTGAAGGCGGTGACGAGGTCTTCGGCCCGAACTATGGCGGCGCCACCGTCTATACGAACGTGCGCGCAGGCTATACCGAGGAATGCCCGAACGTCGGCAAGCTCCTGGAAAACCTCGAGTTCTCGCTCGCGATGGAAAACGAGATCATGGGCGCGATCCTGGACGACGGGCAGGACCCGAACAAGGCGGCTGCCGCCTGGCTGAAGGCGCATCCGGAAGCCTTCGAAAGCTGGCTGGAAGGCGTAACCACCTTTGACGGCGGCGAAAGTGTTCCGGCAGTCAAAGAGGCGCTCGGCCTCTAA
- a CDS encoding cold-shock protein: protein MRENGTIKFFNHDRGFGFITPENGGKDVFVHVTAFEQAGIGTPVEGAKISFVAEDDRRGRGKQAAQLELL from the coding sequence ATGCGTGAGAACGGCACCATTAAATTCTTCAACCACGACCGCGGCTTCGGCTTCATCACACCGGAAAACGGCGGCAAGGACGTGTTCGTCCACGTGACTGCTTTTGAGCAGGCCGGGATCGGAACGCCTGTTGAAGGTGCAAAGATTTCTTTCGTCGCTGAAGACGACCGCCGCGGCCGCGGCAAGCAGGCCGCTCAGCTCGAGCTGCTCTAA
- the choW gene encoding choline ABC transporter permease subunit, producing MNWLTDNKLPIGRWAETLVDWLTANAAWVFDGISAFLATLIDGILWLLQAPHPPIMVAIVTILAYVVHRTIGFMVLVAISLLLIINQGYWEQTTETLALVIAASVVCMAVGVPVGVLAAHKPRFYAVLRPILDLMQTLPTFVYLIPALILFGLGMVPGLIATVIFAIPAPIRLTQLGVSSTPTALLEAGEAFGATKSQLLWKIELPYALPQIMAGLTQTIMLSLSMVVIAALVAADGLGVPVLRALNTANVALGFEAGVCIVLIAIVLDRFFRTREGGKR from the coding sequence TTGAACTGGCTGACGGACAACAAGCTGCCGATCGGGCGTTGGGCTGAAACCCTTGTCGATTGGCTGACCGCAAACGCTGCGTGGGTGTTTGACGGGATTTCTGCTTTTCTCGCGACGTTGATCGATGGAATCCTGTGGCTTCTTCAGGCTCCCCATCCGCCGATCATGGTCGCCATCGTAACGATATTGGCCTATGTGGTTCACCGTACCATCGGCTTTATGGTGCTGGTGGCGATCTCGCTGCTTCTCATCATCAATCAGGGCTATTGGGAGCAGACGACCGAAACACTGGCCCTTGTCATCGCGGCTTCCGTGGTGTGCATGGCGGTTGGTGTTCCTGTGGGGGTTCTTGCAGCCCACAAACCGCGGTTTTATGCGGTCCTGCGTCCCATACTCGACCTGATGCAGACGCTCCCGACCTTCGTCTATCTGATCCCGGCTCTCATCCTGTTCGGCCTCGGCATGGTGCCGGGCCTGATAGCAACGGTTATCTTCGCAATCCCCGCTCCAATCCGGCTGACCCAGCTCGGCGTCTCATCGACACCGACCGCGCTCCTGGAAGCCGGCGAGGCCTTCGGAGCAACCAAGTCCCAGCTCCTGTGGAAGATCGAGTTGCCTTACGCCCTGCCGCAGATCATGGCCGGTCTCACGCAAACGATCATGTTGTCCCTGTCGATGGTGGTGATTGCGGCTCTTGTCGCCGCGGACGGCCTCGGCGTGCCGGTCCTGCGCGCGCTCAATACGGCTAACGTCGCATTGGGGTTCGAAGCCGGTGTGTGCATCGTCCTGATCGCCATCGTGCTCGACCGGTTCTTCCGTACACGTGAAGGAGGCAAGCGATGA
- a CDS encoding YaiI/YqxD family protein: MTVLYVDADACPVKNEAIRVGERHKVPIRFVSNSWMRLPEGELIERVVVPEGPDEADNWIAERAGKGDVVVTADVPLAARCVKNGALVLSHTGKPFREEGIGMRLAMRDLNTHLRETGEIREGGPAFSKGDRSRFLNQLETVMRAARRMAEDK, translated from the coding sequence ATGACGGTGCTTTACGTGGATGCGGATGCATGTCCGGTGAAAAACGAGGCGATCCGGGTCGGCGAGCGGCACAAGGTGCCGATCAGGTTCGTGTCCAACAGCTGGATGCGCCTGCCCGAGGGCGAATTGATCGAGCGGGTCGTGGTCCCGGAAGGCCCCGATGAGGCCGACAACTGGATCGCGGAGCGGGCCGGCAAAGGCGACGTGGTGGTGACTGCCGACGTTCCGCTGGCTGCGCGCTGCGTGAAGAACGGCGCCCTTGTCCTCTCACACACCGGAAAGCCTTTCCGGGAAGAAGGCATCGGCATGCGCCTCGCCATGCGCGATCTGAACACGCATCTCCGGGAAACGGGCGAAATCCGGGAAGGCGGTCCGGCCTTCTCGAAGGGGGACCGGTCGCGTTTTCTCAATCAGCTGGAAACGGTCATGCGGGCGGCACGGCGGATGGCCGAAGACAAATGA
- the choV gene encoding choline ABC transporter ATP-binding protein — MSEVERSPIVSFKNVDIVFGENPQSALPLIDAGKTRQEIKVETDQILGVTGATFDIYEGEVLVLMGLSGSGKSTLLRAVNGLNPVIRGEVQVHDGQGYVNPETCSEQDLRQLRRHRIGMVFQQFGLLPWRTVAENVGLGLELAGMPVKERAAKVEAQLKLVGLTGWGEKYVHELSGGMQQRVGLARAFATDAPLLLMDEPFSALDPLIRDKLQDELLDLQKELNRTIIFVSHDLDEAAKIGSRIAIMDGGRVIQLGTPQEIVKKPANDYVADFVSHMNPLNVLRARDIMVPPGSLPGSLANGLTCDADTPVRDVAKLKKSSAEPIVIQSNGKIVGVVGEGELLDCML; from the coding sequence ATGAGCGAAGTGGAAAGATCACCGATCGTCTCCTTCAAGAATGTCGACATTGTCTTCGGTGAAAACCCGCAATCGGCCCTGCCGCTGATCGATGCCGGCAAGACCCGGCAGGAGATCAAGGTCGAAACCGATCAGATCCTCGGCGTGACCGGAGCCACGTTCGACATCTACGAAGGCGAGGTCCTCGTTCTGATGGGACTTTCCGGATCCGGCAAGTCGACCCTGCTCAGGGCTGTGAACGGCCTCAATCCGGTCATCCGGGGCGAAGTCCAGGTCCATGACGGGCAGGGTTACGTCAATCCCGAAACCTGTTCGGAGCAGGACCTCAGGCAATTGCGCCGGCACCGCATCGGCATGGTGTTTCAGCAGTTCGGCCTTCTGCCCTGGCGCACGGTTGCCGAGAATGTCGGACTGGGGCTGGAGCTTGCGGGCATGCCGGTCAAGGAACGGGCCGCGAAGGTCGAGGCGCAGCTGAAGCTGGTCGGCCTCACCGGCTGGGGCGAGAAATATGTCCATGAGTTGTCCGGCGGCATGCAGCAGCGCGTCGGCCTTGCCCGTGCCTTTGCCACCGATGCTCCGCTTCTCCTGATGGACGAGCCTTTCTCGGCGCTCGATCCACTGATCCGGGACAAGTTGCAGGACGAGCTTCTGGATCTTCAGAAGGAATTGAACCGGACGATAATCTTCGTCAGCCACGACCTGGATGAAGCGGCCAAGATCGGCTCGCGCATCGCGATCATGGATGGCGGACGGGTGATCCAGCTCGGCACGCCGCAGGAAATCGTCAAGAAACCGGCCAACGACTATGTGGCCGACTTCGTCAGCCACATGAACCCGCTGAACGTCCTGCGTGCCCGAGACATCATGGTGCCGCCGGGCAGCCTGCCGGGGTCCCTGGCAAACGGCCTGACCTGCGATGCCGACACCCCGGTCCGGGACGTCGCCAAGCTGAAAAAGTCCAGTGCGGAGCCCATCGTCATCCAGTCAAACGGCAAGATCGTCGGCGTGGTTGGCGAAGGGGAACTGCTGGACTGCATGCTTTGA
- the betI gene encoding transcriptional regulator BetI, with the protein MPKVGMEAERRRSLIHATVDAIHEHGYSDVTMAQIAKRAGVSGGLVHHYFGSKDQLLAATMRHLLTELGRAISDGLSRAQTPRERISAIIEGNFAVDQFQPAVIAAWLAFYVQSRTTQNNKRLLRVYASRLASNLTFNLRAFMSQAEARRVAEGTASMIDGVWIRQALSGAKTDRSAAIGMVEDYVETQIAAHRGPDADH; encoded by the coding sequence ATGCCGAAAGTCGGAATGGAGGCCGAAAGGCGACGGAGCCTTATCCACGCGACCGTCGATGCCATTCACGAGCATGGCTACAGCGACGTAACCATGGCGCAGATCGCAAAGCGCGCGGGCGTCTCCGGCGGCCTGGTACATCATTACTTCGGGTCGAAAGATCAATTACTTGCCGCGACCATGCGCCACCTGCTGACGGAGCTCGGGCGCGCCATCAGCGACGGGCTTTCCAGGGCGCAGACCCCGCGCGAACGGATCTCGGCAATCATTGAAGGCAACTTCGCCGTGGATCAGTTCCAGCCCGCGGTCATTGCGGCCTGGCTGGCCTTTTACGTGCAGTCCCGGACCACGCAAAACAACAAGCGCCTCTTGCGGGTCTATGCGTCCCGTCTGGCGTCCAACCTGACCTTCAACCTGCGGGCCTTCATGTCCCAGGCCGAGGCGCGCCGCGTCGCGGAAGGCACGGCTTCCATGATCGACGGCGTCTGGATCCGGCAGGCGCTCAGCGGCGCCAAGACGGACCGCAGCGCCGCGATCGGCATGGTCGAGGACTATGTGGAAACCCAGATCGCCGCACATCGCGGGCCGGATGCGGACCACTGA